TTAGTTTTTCTGGTCAGCTCAGCTTAAATTTCCTCCTGACGTCTCGTTTTCTGCCGAAGACAgcgagctgatttttttttttttaaggagcagGTTTTTGACAGCTGCCTCTCCGTGAGATTGACATCGTTTATGAAGATGAGCGcttgaataaaataaagtctTGTTCACCAAATTACCTTCTGCTACCTAGTTTGGTAATGCTTCGTTCCCCATGTGTTCTTCTTCATTTCAAAAACAACATTCCTGGGATTCTTGACTCCTTCCTTCTCGTGTAAGCTGTCCAACTGAAGTCATCTGCGATCCGTTCACACCATTCcccgctctgctctgtgcaACAGCATGAGCTGTCTGTCAGTTAAAAACTCGAGGAATTTCTCTAATCCAGTTAATAGTCTCTGTTCAGCCTCCGAGACCTTGCAATTAGTTCTAGGTAGTTTGAAAATCGGAGATGTAATTGGCCGATAACCCCAGAAGTCACGCCTGCTGGCTCTTGAAAGCTGCGTTCTTGTTGTGTATGCTCCATGCTGGAgtttaggtttgtgaaagacaAATACCTGAGTAAGAATATATGCTGAAGTGCATTTTAAGTCACAGGCATGCATTTTAAAGCCCAAGCCCTGATACTGGTGGACAACTTAACTGTTTAAGTACCCTTCTGAAtcagaaatgcattggtaaaTGAAGCTTCAGCAGAGTTAAAGGCCAAACCGAGTGGTGGACGAGTGAATGGAAAAGGGGAGATTTCCCCCAAATGTTCTTCCAGGTTCAACAGGTGCTAAAAATGAGATTTCTGACTGCAGGTGAAGTTGAAACTGCGTGTTAGAAGTCTTAAAGAAACTCGTCATATCTCTTAATTGCTCTGGAAGTAGAACAGTTGTAACATGCAACATTGGACCTCTTTATGTTCCTTCAGATTACCGCATTAGCTTTTGATCTCATTGATCAGAATTTGTTTTATGGGCTAGACATAAATGTTTACTACAGGCGGGTATTGGCTTACAAGTCGGGGCCTCTTTGTGACAGATAACTCGTgtctgtctgcagggctggaaTTCTTTCCTGGTCAAGTACTGGAACAACTGCTTTAACTCTAAGCAAGAGGGTTTTTTCTAAAAATTACCAATATCCATGACAACTAAAGATGCTTTTTGCACTTGGAACtttgttctaaattaaaaatccaAAGCTGATTTcaaaattactgatttttttttacacgaAAATGCAACTATGGAGAATCTCCTTTGAAGATGTGCTTTaactccttttttccccctcaaagtCACATTCCTGCAGATTATGGCTGGAACTTAAACTTGGGCTGACcctatttcctttttctggttACTGGGGCATCACAAGCTTTCAGTGGGAGATGAAGCACTGGGGTGCTGTCCCTTTTAACTTGGGAAAGCTGTCGCTTTTGTAGGTGAGAAGCAAAAGGAAGGGGAATTGAGAATCTTGTCTTTTGGGAGTATGGAGTGGTTTTGAGGAAAAGCTGTTAGCTAGGTgatatttaaaagcttttttgaaaagctttcaaaacttTCTGGATATGCTTGATtgtttaaagtgaaaaatacaTGCTGAtaataatgtgttttctttccctgcagGCTCTCCTTATTATGACAATGTCCGTCCGCTTTCTTATCCTGACTCTGATGCCGTCTTGATCTGCTTTGACATTAGTCGGCCAGAAACTCTTGACAGTGTGCTAAAAAAGGCAAGTGTTTAAGAAACGTTTGAGGAGAGAACTGTTTATAAGTAGCTTGTCTTTAAATCTCTGAAGAGTGGTGCTGTTTCCTATGTTAGAAACTTCAGTTttgtggttggttttttttttccttttaatggaAAGAAGACCAGACTGTGCTCTGCACTGCTAGGATTTGAAATCATTGATTTGGAAGTGATTAattgtaactgaaaaaaaaaacaacactccaTGTAATGGAACCTCAGGGGTGAAGTAAATTATCATTCCTCAGCCCTTAGACACCAATGAATTGTTTAGGGTGGCATTGGGTGCAGCACGAAGCTGTCTCTAATGTCACATTCATATAAAAAACAGGACTGAGAAACTTTGCTGTGTTGCAGAGATAGTTAAAAGTGTCTGTAGAGCGTTTGGACTTGTGCCATGGCTTTACATAATTCCTCAGTCTTGAGCTAGAAGGAGCCAGTAAGAAATGCCTCTGGGAGACACCAGAAAGCCTAGCAATAGCATAGAAACGTAATTCTGCCCCAAACTTCAGGATTTTTCAGAAACTCGGTGACCCAAGATTCAGAGCCTGACTTCCCCCAAGTGAAAACTCTTTTGTTTAAGAGTTGAGCTCTGTGTTCACAAGGTGGTCCCAGCCCTCCCCTCCGTCACTGGGCATGACTCAAGCTTTGTGGTGTCGTCTTTAAGGCGTAACCATGTGAAGTTCCTTTCGCTATGTAGCTGGGGCCAGTGGTTCTTGTTTCACTGGGGCATAAAGCAGCATGTGGTGCTCTGAATAATGTACAGAAAGTTCTTCAGACTATTCCCTGCTTCCTATGCCAACAAGCATCTAGAACTGGCCTTGTTTTGTGTTCCTGTTGGTTACTGTACTATTGCTTGGTGGGGAAgagatttttattaatatatttttaagcctGAATTATATTCTTGAATTTTAGGGATTGTATGATCTGGTCAGATGGGCTGCGGAATTTATTGGCTTTCTTTTATTCTCAAAGTTAACTGTGTATGGGTTATgggcaagaaaacaaaataacatgATACATGTCCTGTTGGAAGGCCTTCCTCACAGGACCCTTGACAGATTTGCATGGTTTTTGGATGTAGCAAATACATAGCAACATGTACTCTGTGGTCAGAGAGTCTGGGCCTCTAGCTCAGTCTTGAGGAACTACTGGATGTGGTAACAGCAGCTGGCTTTGGTTCCTCTCTGTTCGTGGCTGTGGCTAGGTGCTTGCTGCCTGTGAGGAGTCACGGATCTGCAAAGCTTTATTCATGCAGGCAAACAGTCTCGGTTACTAAGTCAGTGGACTTAGTGAGTGTAGGAGATTGTAAGTTTTTATCCTTGACCAGATAATGCTGGAACTAACGCCTTCAGAAATTAGCCTGAAGGTAAATACAACTATTATGTAAGAGTATTGCCACATAAAATGTCATGATGCATTAAACTCTATCTTGTATCGATTTTTTTGGAATTTAAGCATTCAACTGTGCCAATATAACAACAACCTAATATTTTACAGTGGAAAGGTGAAATCCAGGAGTTCTGTCCGAACACCAAAATGCTTCTGGTTGGCTGCAAGTCGGATCTGCGCACGGATGTAAGCACGCTAGTAGAACTTTCCAATCACAGGCAGACGCCCGTGTCCTATGACCAGGTATGTGCTGGGTCATTCTTTGTCCTTTGGGGTGGAGGATAAGACTTTCTGTCACCGTAACCATCTTTATGAACAAATTCTCCCCTCCTTGGTGGTGGATACACATGGTTAAGTAGTGGAGGTGAATTTGGAAACTGACTAAAGGAAAAGCCTACCTATACAGTGGATGCAGCAGAAAACCATGCATTCCCACAAAGCACGCTTTAAGCATCATAAGATTTTGGCCCTATTGGTTGTGAGGAACCTTTTAAATgaattgaaaaataaacttaCTGCTTTTCTGTGCCTGCAGAGGCCAGAGCAGTAACTGCGAGGTGTGGCTTGTCCTGTTCATTTACTGGCAATAAAATCGTTGTCCTCACACTTGAGTTGAATGTCGTACATCTGACTCAAGCATCAGGACAATTATTTCGTGTAATCTGACTCCTTTAAAGTCCCCCTGCTTGGAAACAACCTTATAGCTCCCTGTGAAGGTGGCAGCAAATCCAGAAGGCATCTTAGTCCTGGGCAGTGGTTCTCTCATTGGGAAATGAGAAGGTTGGAGCCAGACATCGTGAGATAGAGACACTGAGGtgaaaaaggggaaaggaacCAGGCCGTGGGAGAACAGGAGGCAGAGGAGTGGGGGGAAAACTAAGATCTAAGATAAACTTCCCCTTACTACTTGTGTGTTGCAGCTGAGTCACAGTGGTGGTTTCAGATATACACCCCGCAGGGTGCAAGAGTGCAAGTGCTACCTGCACGGGTAGTTCTAGCTGGCCTGTGTATCCTGCACTCTGAAACCGTTTTTGATGTCTTATCCAAAACCTCAGGTTTTCCAAACCGACAGCTCCTAATATGCAATTACTAATAATGCAGCCTCCTACAGCATgtttaaatttgaaaatgagCTGCCGTGAACTGAGTATCTTAATTAAAATACAACatgggttgttttcttgtgatGCCTTTTGCTGGTTatggtatttttctgtttggttcAGTGAATCTCTCTCCATTTCAGACAGTTTTAAGGGAAACTAAATGCCATCTCTTCTGCCTTTCTAGAAAGGGAATAGTCTGCCACTTATGGCATACCCAAGGTCATATGTTTTACGTTTTGTTGTGGTTCTTCAATAAAATTACCAAGTTTGACCCTTTTTTTGGAGTTAGAGATTGGAAAAACTACTGACAAATGGGTTTGTCATCTAGATTTGAAGATTCCCATCTCTCCTGATGTCACAACTCCTTAGGAAGGGCAAAGTCGTAAGATTTTACTTACCAACCAAAGAGAAAATTGTACATAACTCAGTGAAGCCCCTACTTGAACAAACTTGCACGATTTTGTCTGCACTGTACGCAGAAGGAAATCTAGCCTGAGCTGTGGCTGTGTGTCTCGTGGTTGCCAAAGCACAGCGGTGGCCTGAAGAGACCCAGGGCTCTTCTGTGCTATTTTCAGGGAAGAATCCAGTCCTCTGGAGCGAAGATACGCAGCTTCTTTTTAGATTCCCTGCCTTGCTAAGTCAAGTTGGGATCAGAGCTCAGTGGGGTTTTCCTCGTTCCTCTTAGCTGCATAAGGAAGTGTTTGGAGGATAAATTCAGCCGATGCTGACACCCTGTCCCCAGTATCCTAGATAATTTCAAGTCGGCTACACCTGAGCAAACAGCTTTGAGGAACTGAGATAGGTTGAGCTGAGTAGGAGTTGTGGTGTTTAACAGAGGGGAGGGCTTGGGCCGAAGCAAGTCTTTTATCAGCCAATCCCACTTAAACTGATAAGAAAGCAGCTGCATCAGTGCAAGGCAAATAGCGCGTAATGATGTGGGTCCAGATGGATCAGTGCCATCAGGCTGGGAGCAAGGAGGAGGGGTTGGACTGGCTCCTGTCCTGCTTGCCTCTACCTCAGGCCCGTGGATCCATGAGGATCATCAAGGATGTGCTTGGATGTAGTAACTTACTAGGAGGATTGTCCCTCCGAAGTAAAATTCCATTaaaacagctctgctttttcaCACGGTATTGTATTGTCTTCCTGTAGGACCCTGGGGTATTGTCATCTGCTGGCtttgctgcttgtttttcttgtgctgCTAGAACAAATATCTCAGCTTTGACTTCTAACACACTTTAACATTGCAAAAGAAGGGCTTGTGTAGCCCCTGAAGTCCTTTTATTTCCATCTCTTCCCTAGCTACGAGCCCAGAAACgtccagctctgctccccatAAGCCTGTCCCCTAGCAGAAGCACAAGGAGGGTTTTTCCCCTCTGTGCTGTGCCCCAGGACAGGGACGTGTGGAGCAGCCTGAATAGGTGCTGGTGGTACTTTCCTGTGTCGCTGCGGTTATTTGCAGGTCACTGGGCTTATCGTCTCTATTTCAGATGGTATTTATCTGCGTGTGAGAGAATGCGTGAATGCAGCTTGGAACCAGAGCtctgtttattttgcaaaattagCTGCTGGCTGTCATACTCGAGCTTTAGCTTTGGTTTTCACAGAACATTGTGTATGGAAAACAGTGCTGAAAAGTAATTGTATGGTTTGCTTTGGCTCGCTGGGAACTTGGTATTGattgcatgttcttttttcccTTAGGGTGCAAATATGGCCAAACAGATTGGAGCAGCTACGTATATTGAATGCTCAGCCTTACAGTCAGAAAACAGCGTCAGAGACATTTTTCATGTTGCCACCTTGGCGTGTgtgaataaaacaaataaaaatgttaaacgAAACAAATCGCAGAGGGCAACAAAGCGAATTTCACACATGCCCGGCAGGCCAGAACTTTCTACAGTGGCTACAGACTTGCGAAAGGACAAAGCAAAGAGTTGCACGGTGATGTGAAGGACCTCGATTTCCTTGAGCGGGAGGAAGAGAGCGTTTGGGAGAGGTGGAGGCTCGATGAAGTATACAGCCACATggtatttaatgggtgcttatgCCAGTGCTTTACAGGAGACTCTTCACCTGTCGTGTGAGACTGTACTTAGGAACTGAGCGTGTAGACCAAGCAGGGAGAAGAAATAGCTCTAAATGAGGTGGCATCAGGAAATGATACGTGGaagaaaatgccaaaaaaataaaaataaaaatggaacatGTGAATGTGCTGAGAGggtgaatgggaaaaaaaaaacaacactgagaaGAAGAGAGATGTCATTGACAgtgcttgtttcttttattgATGCTCTGCTCCTGGATGCTACCActttgatttctttaaaataatactttaatgttttttttaaagatgacaTTATTAATGTGCCCTCTTTAAGGAACTATCCCTGTGACCTTGTAGTTGGTTTTCCAAAGGATATGATCTAATTTTTCAGTAGCTCGTCGTTGAGATGGAGAGTATGCCAAGGCCTATACGTCACCTAGAGGAAAATACTATGTGAGAAGTTTGGAGTTTTGCCTTCCTGAGATGGCAACGCAAGCTAAATTTTATCACTTTGGTCATGAAGACGAATGCTTGAGGTTTCCCAGTATCTTAGGTGCCCAGAATTAAAATGGATCGCATCGGGGCGTGGGGGCAAACTGCCTGCCTGTTACAGGACTCTGACTTTCCATTCCTCTTTGTGATTGTAATTTGCAGTGGAAATGAGCTCAAGTTCTGGTGTACTGTATGGGTATTTCACTGTAGGTTCAGCTATCAAATCAACTGAAAGGTGCTAAGAGCTATGATGACAAATGATCCTgagtttataaaaaataataaatactagTTTGTTCAGCCTTACTGCCCATCTGGGGAAGCCCTGGGACTCCTCTGCTCCTAGCAGGAGTTAAGAGCCCGGTGGTTCCCAAGATCTAGCCCTCTGTAAACGCTATGGAGAAGTGCTACTCCGTGACATGGTTCCCTGCAACTGTGTGTGTAAAAACCCAAGAATCTGCAAATGAGCCAGCAGAGCCAGATTACCTTCTGTTAGACACTCCCGTACAGTTACTTGGGGCAGCCGTGTCTCGCGGCAGACTTCATTTGCTCGTGGTGAGTGCTGGGAGGAAATGGAGTCTGAAGAACTGTGATGCCTTAAGGGGTCCCCAGTGGAAACTGGATGCTATGTTTAGTCTTTAGGACTAATATACACATATCCAGACAGCAATCATTAACCATGACATCAGTGAACTGGTtaagttcttttttttgcttgctgatTCCTATTGTTACGTTGAATATATCGGCCTTTAAAATTGTTTGCAACCGTTTACTGACCGACTAAACTTCATAGCTTCTCTCGAAAGGAAGATACTGTAAGCTCTAACCAGTGTGGCTATAGCTTGTTGAGAACAAGCATTTTGTTTCCAAGGATGATGCTTCATTTTTGAAGTGTTAAAGCTGTGTTCACGTTGACTTCTGCAAAGGTAAAGGATTACCATAATTAAAACTCAACTCTGTGTGTTCCTGGCACTTTTTTTCATctgataaaaggagaaaaaaaatccattccaatTATTTCCCACACAAAATGACATTCTTACCACCATAATAAGCTTTTGACTGATGCAACAGTGCGCTTAGGGCAGTATTACAAAATAGCTGGTAAgtgctttctgtatttaaatattgtggaaaaaaaataagttataaCTGTTATAAAACAGGacattcattccttttttttaattgttgaagtCACTTTGTATGTTTGGTTAATGTTTCTGCAGTATTTATTAAATTACCATTCTTTtctttgaattaaaaacaagtaaTTGACTTGTAGCAGAAGCAGCCTTGGTTTGTTGGTTCTTTAATACTTGTGCATGAGTTGTGGACGTAACCGTACTGAGCTGCAGGCCAGCCATAGCTTGGAATTGGAATGTGATTTGAGCAGAAATCAGTCTTACTGGTACTTGGAACAgccctttgtttttttctggagcgtttctgttttgtttgaggAGGTGGTGTGGATTATTGGAGTtgattttcccccaaaatcagGCAGGCAGGGGAAAGT
The sequence above is drawn from the Anas platyrhynchos isolate ZD024472 breed Pekin duck chromosome 7, IASCAAS_PekinDuck_T2T, whole genome shotgun sequence genome and encodes:
- the RND3 gene encoding rho-related GTP-binding protein RhoE; translation: MKERRASQKLSSKAAVMDPNQNVKCKIVVVGDSQCGKTALLHVFAKDCFPESYVPTVFENYTASFEIDTQRIELSLWDTSGSPYYDNVRPLSYPDSDAVLICFDISRPETLDSVLKKWKGEIQEFCPNTKMLLVGCKSDLRTDVSTLVELSNHRQTPVSYDQGANMAKQIGAATYIECSALQSENSVRDIFHVATLACVNKTNKNVKRNKSQRATKRISHMPGRPELSTVATDLRKDKAKSCTVM